One stretch of Prunus persica cultivar Lovell chromosome G1, Prunus_persica_NCBIv2, whole genome shotgun sequence DNA includes these proteins:
- the LOC18789282 gene encoding glucan endo-1,3-beta-glucosidase — MLDIKLNWDPKRIKMPREFDHHHHQLLHPKFSLFLLYLLSPSIGSTAAVAAPIGICYGRVANNLPPPAAVVQILQTNNISSVRLFNTDPATLQSFSSTPTIRLSIGVPNELLPTLASATVPAALAWLQSNILAHIPPNQIQYLAVGNEVFLKDPYYIPHVLPAILNLHQALQTLGLSQTIKLSSPQAASVLSASYPPSSASFDPSLQPSLLPLLHFLRDTNSPFMVNSYPYFSYLSSHPFVSLDYALFRASGGGEVVLDGGLAYSNLFDASVDAFVSAMEREGVAGVAVVVSETGWPTSGGEAASVENALAYNAEVVRRAVEGVGTPRRPGVGVEVFLFDLFDENEKGGEEYEKHFGIFGPDGLRTYGLRFN, encoded by the exons ATGCTCGACATCAAGCTTAATTGGGATCCCAAACGAATTAAAATGCCAAGGGAatttgatcatcatcatcatcagctcCTCCACCCCAAATTCTCGCTCTTCCTTCTCTATCTTCTCTCACCCTCAATAG GTTCAACAGCCGCAGTAGCGGCACCAATCGGAATCTGCTACGGCCGAGTAGCCAACAACCTCCCACCACCGGCCGCCGTCGTCCAAATCCTTCAAACCAACAACATCTCATCCGTCCGTCTCTTCAACACCGACCCCGCCACCCTCCAATCCTTCTCATCCACCCCAACAATCCGCCTCAGTATTGGCGTCCCCAACGAGCTCCTCCCCACCCTCGCCTCCGCCACCGTCCCTGCTGCCCTCGCCTGGCTCCAGTCCAACATCCTAGCCCACATCCCCCCCAACCAAATACAATACCTCGCCGTCGGCAACGAGGTCTTCCTCAAAGACCCTTACTACATCCCCCACGTCCTTCCCGCCATTCTCAACCTCCACCAAGCCCTCCAAACCCTAGGCCTCTCCCAAACCATCAAGCTCTCTTCCCCGCAAGCCGCCTCCGTACTCTCCGCCTCCTACCCTCCCTCCTCCGCCTCCTTCGACCCCTCCCTCCAACCCTCTCTCCTTCCCCTCCTCCACTTCCTCCGCGACACAAACTCTCCCTTCATGGTCAACTCCTACCCCTACTTCAGCTACTTAAGCAGCCATCCCTTTGTCTCCCTCGATTACGCTCTCTTTCGAGCTTCCGGCGGCGGTGAGGTGGTTCTGGACGGTGGGTTGGCGTATAGTAATCTCTTCGACGCGAGTGTGGATGCGTTTGTGAGTGCGATGGAGAGGGAGGGAGTTGCCGGCGTGGCTGTGGTGGTTTCGGAGACAGGTTGGCCGACAAGTGGAGGGGAGGCGGCGAGCGTTGAAAATGCACTGGCGTATAATGCTGAGGTGGTGAGGCGGGCGGTGGAAGGGGTTGGGACGCCGAGGAGGCCCGGGGTGGGCGTGGAGGTTTTCTTGTTTGACCTGTTTGACGAGAATGAGAAAGGAGGTGAGGAGTACGAGAAgcattttggaatttttgggCCTGATGGGCTTAGAACTTACGGGCTTCGTTTTAACTGA
- the LOC18792932 gene encoding uncharacterized protein LOC18792932, with amino-acid sequence MSSLQPQQQQPALVYPNNMRGQPSSSHHSNGSFGTVFIVLAVIVVISAIACFLGRLCNRRLHNSKPNKQPAHNFRPSKKEAAVNHNHMEFGNNNNPSFRAPKDADIEFGFDKKIPNGNGSGSESRGYMNNHSKPHHGNSDHHIHMKGEMKQPGDHIVIGEPRATG; translated from the coding sequence ATGTCCTCCTTGCAGCCTCAGCAACAACAGCCTGCTCTTGTTTACCCAAACAACATGAGAGGACAGCCGTCGTCTTCCCACCATTCAAATGGCTCATTTGGGACGGTTTTCATTGTGCTGGCCGTTATAGTTGTCATATCAGCCATTGCTTGCTTTCTTGGACGGCTCTGCAACCGCCGCCTCCAcaactcaaaacccaacaagcaACCGGCGCACAACTTTCGTCCCAGCAAAAAAGAAGCTGCAGTGAATCATAACCACATGGAGTTTgggaataataataatcccaGCTTTCGTGCCCCAAAAGACGCAGACATCGAATTCGGGTTTGACAAGAAAATCCCAAATGGCAATGGCAGCGGATCAGAGAGCAGAGGATACATGAACAATCACAGCAAACCACATCATGGAAATAGTGATCATCACATTCACATGAAAGGTGAAATGAAGCAGCCTGGTGATCATATTGTGATTGGAGAGCCCCGAGCCACTGGATGA
- the LOC18790278 gene encoding transcription factor bHLH90 — MRNLEGVAESLRPLVESKQWDYCVVWKLGDDPSRFIEMMGCCCGGGYEYDCVNVKEEEGEPHSAKLCRDGFLKHPIRTKACEALAQLPSSMPLYSGIHTEVIISAQPRWLCGHVNASSSNPSQSHDFVGTRVLIPVLSDLIELFSTKNIPENQKMLELFMAPCNNSLKQEPMATHDYVNVNLNASASLNEFHVDPLPEECPEKLLPSLNLANFIPRPQVFPSSASQTTSCPILEGSSSGSNPSSEHPLLSSRSRKSKRGDNLLQQQAGLASGSGSVVEKHKAKVTRKTGSGQYQSKNLFAERNRRSRIKDGHFALRALVPKISKMDIPAIIGDAVEYIEELKKKVKELEDELREIEEEEDLTKNKADVKILASDMRKEGSICLISTEHKQGSSSFVQKSPTVVQVEVNQIGKRDCLIKLFYEQSRGGFASLMENMDSLGLQVVDANVTTFDGNVLNILKVQANRDIQAKKLRDKLIQLTRETNQTVHKGIN; from the exons ATGAGAAATTTGGAGGGAGTTGCTGAGTCGCTTAGACCCCTTGTTGAGTCCAAGCAATGGGACTATTGTGTTGTGTGGAAACTTGGCGATGATCCCTCTAG GTTTATTGAAATGATGGGTTGCTGTTGTGGTGGTGGGTATGAGTATGACTGTGTTAATGtcaaagaggaagaaggagaGCCCCACTCTGCTAAACTTTGCAGGGATGGCTTCCTTAAGCACCCAATTAGGACAAAGGCTTGTGAGGCTCTTGCCCAGCTTCCTTCTTCTATGCCTCTCTACTCTGG GATTCATACGGAGGTGATCATATCAGCACAACCCAGGTGGCTTTGTGGTCATGTCAATGCCTCGAGTTCAAATCCTTCACAATCACAC GACTTCGTTGGTACCCGAGTGTTGATCCCTGTGCTAAGTGACCTCATTGAGCTCTTTTCCACAAAGAAT ATTCCTGAAAATCAAAAGATGTTAGAGTTGTTTATGGCTCCATGCAATAACTCTTTAAAACAAGAACCCATGGCTACACATGACTATGTCAATGTGAACCTCAATGCCAGTGCAAGCCTTAATGAATTCCATGTTGATCCATTGCCAGAAGAGTGCCCAGAAAAGTTGTTACCTTCTTTGAATTTGGCAAACTTCATTCCCAGGCCACAAGTTTTCCCCTCATCAGCTTCCCAAACTACCTCCTGTCCTATCCTTGAGGGATCATCCAGCGGTTCAAATCCTTCGAGTGAACATCCATTGTTATCTTCGCGCTCTAGAAAGTCCAAGCGTGGTGATAACTTGTTGCAGCAACAGGCAGGCTTGGCTTCTGGCAGTGGCAGTGTAGTAGAGAAACATAAGGCAAAGGTGACCAGGAAGACAGGAAGCGGGCAGTACCAATCCAAGAATCTTTTCGCAGAGAGGAATAGGAGGAGCAGGATTAAAGATGGGCACTTTGCTCTACGAGCTCTAGTCCCGAAGATAAGCAAG ATGGATATACCTGCTATTATAGGAGATGCTGTTGAATATATTGAAGAGTTAAAGAAGAAGGTGAAAGAACTTGAAGATGAGCTCAGGGAAATCGAAGAGGAGGAGGACTTGACAAAGAACAAAGCAGATGTGAAAATTCTGGCCTCAGACATGAGAAAAGAAGGCAGCATTTGCTTGATTTCTACAGAGCACAAACAgggttcctcaagttttgttcAAAAGAGTCCAACAGTG GTGCAAGTGGAAGTGAACCAGATTGGCAAAAGAGATTGTTTGATTAAGTTGTTCTATGAGCAGAGCCGAGGCGGGTTTGCAAGTTTGATGGAGAATATGGATTCTTTAGGGCTTCAAGTAGTTGATGCCAATGTTACCACATTTGACGGAAATGTCCTAAACATCCTTAAGGTTCAG GCAAACAGAGACATTCAGGCAAAGAAATTGAGAGACAAGTTGATCCAGCTAACACGGGAGACAAATCAGACAGTTCACAAAGGCATAAATTGA
- the LOC18790521 gene encoding proline-rich receptor-like protein kinase PERK13 has protein sequence MAETDEPHPPDEQHASSTQHDQTNGSPPPHEQSPEQNKSPPANTPTPPSSPPPAQAAPAPKSETPPPSSPPPAPKASPPPKAAPPPSSPPPSSPPPASPPPSSPPPNSPPPSSPPPKAPTPSPPPHSPPPSTSSSRTPPSAPPPPPSTTPNKAPAPSSGGSSSPSPPTDSSQQGGSPQSPPTNSQSPPASPPPPVNPDGTIPTTNPTALSPPNVPTPPTVSGTTPQPPPLSSNSTPTLSTPSNLNSSKSSEYTGGSSSRHTGTVVGLTVAGVFLVALLALIFVFIRRRKKQAQVYPPNYLPPTPGPPGSNLSGGYYLAQQQSPATSGPTESFYSSGPPGRSSFDNSYQAHSGDSGLIAATKVHFTYEELMEITNGFSRQNVLGEGGFGCVYKGWLPEGRVVAVKQLKAGSGQGEKEFRAEVEIISRVHHRHLVSLVGYCISDNERLLIYEFVPNKTLEHHLYGAGMPVLEWTRRMKIALGSAKGLAYLHEDCHPKIIHRDIKSANILLDDVFEAQVADFGLAKLTNDTNTHVSTRVMGTFGYMAPEYASSGKLTDRSDVFSFGVVLLELVTGRKPVDTSRPLGDESLVEWARPILLKALETGDLSELVDPRLEKHYVEGEMIRMIEAAAACVRHSALKRPRMAQVVRALDCEGELSDLCNGVKVGQSTAYDSGQYNEDIVRFRRTALGSGGSSEYEMSSRDFTTREISGPQSVWTRPDSSDESETRAFTIRGGEKGFSGTPGRHNF, from the exons ATGGCAGAAACTGATGAACCTCATCCTCCTGACGAACAACACGCGAGCTCAACGCAGCATGACCAGACCAATGGATCGCCGCCGCCGCATGAGCAGAGTCCCGAGCAGAACAAATCACCTCCAGcgaacaccccgactccaccATCATCACCGCCGCCTGCGCAAGCAGCGCCGGCTCCAAAATCAGAGACTCCGCCTCCATCATCTCCGCCGCCTGCTCCGAAAGCTTCTCCACCTCCTAAAGCTGCACCGCCTCCGTCATCTCCGCCACCATCATCTCCTCCGCCTGCATCACCGCCGCCTTCTTCTCCACCCCCAAATTCACCACCACCGTCTTCTCCACCACCAAAAGCACCCAccccttctcctcctccccaCTCGCCACCACcgtcaacatcatcatcaagaacACCACCTTCtgctccacctcctcctcctagtACTACTCCTAATAAAGCTCCTGCACCATCCTCCGGTGGTTCGTCATCACCATCACCGCCAACTGATTCGTCACAACAAGGAGGCTCTCCTCAATCCCCACCCACTAACTCTCAGTCCCCTCCAGCATCCCCCCCACCTCCGGTGAATCCTGACGGCACAATCCCAACCACCAACCCCACCGCCCTATCTCCTCCCAACGTTCCTACCCCTCCAACAGTTTCAGGAACCACACCTCAGCCCCCTCCTCTGTCTTCTAATTCCACTCCCACACTGTCCACTCCCTCAAACTTAAATTCAAGTAAGTCTTCAGAGTACACGGGAGGAAGTAGCAGTAGGCATACAGGCACTGTTGTGGGGTTGACTGTAGCTGGAGTTTTCCTCGTTGCCTTGTTAGCTCTCATTTTTGTGTTCAtaagaaggagaaagaagcAGGCCCAAGTATATCCCCCCAATTACTTGCCTCCCACCCCTGGTCCTCCTGGCAGTAACTTATCAG GTGGATATTATCTTGCGCAGCAACAGAGTCCTGCAACTTCTGGTCCCACAGAAAGCTTCTATTCAAGTGGGCCGCCGGGACGTTCTTCTTTTGATAATAGCTATCAAGCGCACAGTGGAGATTCTGGTCTCATAGCTGCtactaaagtccatttcacgTATGAAGAGTTAATGGAGATAACCAATGGATTTTCTCGTCAAAATGTTCTTGGTGAGGGTGGTTTTGGATGTGTTTACAAGGGTTGGTTGCCGGAAGGGAGAGTTGTGGCAGTGAAGCAGCTTAAGGCTGGTAGTGGGCAGGGAGAGAAGGAATTCAGGGCAGAAGTTGAGATTATTAGTCGCGTGCATCATCGTCACCTGGTCTCTTTGGTGGGATATTGCATCTCTGACAATGAAAGATTGCTTATATATGAATTTGTTCCCAATAAAACTCTTGAGCACCATTTGTATG GTGCCGGAATGCCGGTGTTGGAATGGACCAGAAGAATGAAGATTGCTTTGGGGTCCGCAAAGGGTTTGGCGTATTTACATGAAGATT GCCATCCAAAAATTATTCACAGAGATATTAAATCAGCGAACATTCTGTTGGATGATGTTTTTGAGGCACAG GTTGCAGACTTTGGGCTTGCCAAACTTACAAACGATACTAATACTCACGTTTCGACTCGAGTCATGGGAACATTTGG GTACATGGCACCTGAGTATGCATCAAGTGGGAAATTGACAGACAGATCAGATGTGTTCTCATTTGGAGTTGTGCTTCTAGAGCTTGTAACCGGGCGTAAACCTGTTGACACGAGTCGGCCTCTGGGGGATGAGAGTTTGGTTGAATGG GCTCGTCCGATCCTCCTTAAAGCCCTTGAAACTGGGGACTTGAGTGAATTGGTAGATCCTCGGCTTGAGAAGCATTACGTAGAGGGTGAAATGATCAGAATGATTGAGGCAGCTGCGGCATGCGTGCGTCATTCTGCTCTTAAACGACCACGGATGGCTCAG GTGGTGAGAGCATTGGACTGCGAAGGTGAATTGTCTGATCTGTGCAATGGAGTGAAAGTTGGGCAGAGCACTGCATATGACTCTGGGCAGTACAATGAAGACATTGTGAGATTCAGGAGAACGGCATTAGGCAGCGGAGGCAGCTCAGAGTATGAAATGTCAAGCAGAGACTTCACCACCAGAGAAATATCTGGACCCCAAAGTGTATGGACTCGCCCCGATTCAAGCGACGAATCAGAAACTCGAGCCTTTACTATCCGCGGTGGTGAGAAGGGATTTAGCGGCACTCCAGGCAGACACAACTTCTAA